The Paenibacillus macerans genome includes a window with the following:
- a CDS encoding Flp1 family type IVb pilin, translating to MLTTMGKEVKGFLHDEDGLGMLEMILIIAVIVIIAVIFRSQLKEIVSSLLGKARTKTEDFMDGK from the coding sequence ATGTTAACGACAATGGGCAAGGAAGTTAAAGGTTTTTTGCATGACGAGGACGGCTTGGGGATGCTTGAGATGATTTTAATTATCGCGGTCATCGTCATTATTGCCGTGATCTTCCGTTCGCAACTGAAAGAAATCGTAAGCAGCCTGCTTGGCAAAGCAAGAACGAAAACCGAAGACTTTATGGACGGGAAGTAG
- a CDS encoding TadE/TadG family type IV pilus assembly protein — MRRCLRDARGSFTLEASLVLPVIFYAILVLLFFCLYLYQNALLGQAASAAAERSAYTWDNSYRNDLTGAFEEGHYDSLYWRLKDDGMLQSIFGWGEANGAVRLRLPAGADSADSLAGKKLARTGSGLPGNISGEMEYDNRMLLRKVKVAMERFVPLPPLESWLGDISQTGSSYAYVIEPMEFIRTVELARYYGAKFKGKGGDTMDRTEAGNALKLFGK, encoded by the coding sequence ATGCGGCGTTGCCTGCGGGATGCGAGGGGAAGCTTTACGCTGGAAGCGTCCTTGGTGTTGCCGGTCATTTTTTACGCGATATTGGTCTTGCTGTTCTTCTGCTTGTATCTGTACCAAAACGCTCTGCTTGGGCAGGCCGCTTCCGCGGCCGCGGAACGCAGCGCTTACACTTGGGACAACAGCTATCGTAACGATTTGACCGGAGCTTTTGAGGAGGGGCACTATGACTCCTTATATTGGCGTCTCAAGGACGACGGTATGCTGCAGAGCATTTTCGGTTGGGGCGAGGCCAACGGAGCCGTCCGGCTTCGCTTGCCTGCCGGAGCGGACTCCGCCGATTCGCTGGCCGGCAAAAAGCTGGCCAGGACAGGAAGCGGGCTGCCCGGGAACATCTCGGGAGAAATGGAATATGACAACCGCATGCTTTTGCGCAAAGTTAAAGTGGCAATGGAACGGTTCGTTCCATTGCCGCCGCTGGAGAGCTGGTTGGGCGATATTTCCCAAACCGGATCTTCTTACGCTTATGTTATCGAACCTATGGAATTTATTCGCACCGTCGAGTTGGCGCGCTATTATGGGGCAAAGTTTAAGGGCAAAGGCGGAGACACGATGGACCGGACGGAGGCCGGAAACGCGCTGAAGCTGTTTGGCAAATAG
- a CDS encoding ABC transporter permease — protein sequence MSLFQILLRNIWHRKFLSLLTVVSVAATVAFTVLLSLSRDSVEQGAEKGYGPFDIVVGAAGSETQLVLSTFYHIGAPTGNIPLATLETVRQDPGVDAAYAMTAGDNYNGYPIVGIEPSYFLTRYGDRALAAGELYGKTGEVVVGTYVASMLGLQVGDTFAGAHGLIEGAHRLEEESEEHGEHDGHGSFRYTVKGILPRLNTPDDRAVFTTVDYAWAVHQEADEEITAILVKPATLLGAQQLKNALEQTGQVQVAYTSKAVADVVNLVDRGAEIVEILTWLCVILAAISILLSLIAAAGERTKDVGLLRLLGKSKAYVWMTMIGEGLLVTAAGLVLGILAGHIAGFVLKDALFAYGGVQIEPFRGSPDQAYIAAGTLIIGLAASLGPAIRLYRMDPLALFRA from the coding sequence ATGAGTTTGTTTCAGATTTTGCTGCGCAATATTTGGCACCGCAAGTTTCTTTCGCTGTTGACCGTCGTTTCGGTGGCGGCAACCGTGGCCTTTACCGTGCTGCTTTCGCTGTCGCGGGACAGCGTGGAGCAGGGGGCCGAGAAAGGCTACGGGCCTTTCGATATCGTCGTCGGGGCGGCGGGGAGCGAAACGCAGCTTGTGCTCAGCACGTTTTATCATATCGGAGCGCCGACCGGCAACATCCCGCTGGCAACGCTGGAGACGGTCCGCCAGGACCCGGGCGTGGACGCGGCGTATGCGATGACGGCGGGGGACAACTACAACGGGTATCCGATCGTCGGGATCGAGCCGTCCTATTTTTTGACCCGTTACGGGGATCGTGCTTTAGCCGCCGGGGAGCTTTACGGGAAAACCGGCGAGGTTGTGGTCGGGACGTATGTGGCGAGCATGCTCGGCCTTCAAGTGGGCGATACATTTGCCGGAGCGCACGGATTGATCGAGGGAGCCCATCGCCTGGAGGAAGAGTCGGAAGAGCACGGCGAGCACGATGGGCACGGAAGCTTCAGGTATACGGTAAAAGGGATTCTTCCCAGGCTCAACACGCCCGATGACCGCGCCGTCTTCACGACGGTCGATTATGCCTGGGCCGTGCATCAGGAGGCTGACGAGGAAATCACGGCGATTCTGGTTAAGCCGGCGACGCTGCTGGGAGCGCAGCAGCTCAAAAACGCTCTGGAGCAAACGGGGCAAGTGCAGGTTGCCTATACGAGCAAAGCCGTTGCCGACGTCGTCAACCTGGTGGACCGCGGGGCGGAAATCGTTGAAATCCTGACCTGGCTATGCGTTATTTTGGCGGCGATTTCGATCCTGCTGTCCCTGATTGCCGCCGCCGGCGAACGGACGAAGGATGTCGGCCTGCTGCGCCTGCTGGGAAAGTCGAAGGCTTACGTCTGGATGACGATGATCGGGGAAGGGCTGCTCGTCACCGCCGCGGGGCTGGTGCTTGGCATCCTGGCCGGCCATATTGCCGGGTTTGTTTTGAAGGACGCGCTGTTTGCTTACGGGGGGGTTCAGATTGAACCGTTCCGCGGTTCGCCGGACCAGGCGTATATTGCTGCGGGGACGCTTATCATCGGGCTGGCGGCTTCGCTGGGGCCGGCGATCCGGCTGTACAGAATGGACCCGCTCGCTTTATTTCGGGCGTAA
- a CDS encoding helix-turn-helix domain-containing protein, whose translation MGRLGKKLSIYERIELLIKNAGLTKKAFCLKLGISTGNLGDWKRGKSTPSSNKLIEIADFFDVSLDWLMTGREKQASAVNEGKAKYTARDGDWDAFFAALSESERAFVREYIEFARYRKQRGKQSGE comes from the coding sequence ATGGGAAGGTTGGGGAAGAAGTTGTCCATTTACGAGCGTATCGAACTGCTGATTAAAAATGCGGGTTTGACCAAAAAGGCGTTTTGTTTGAAGCTTGGCATCAGTACGGGGAATTTGGGCGACTGGAAACGCGGGAAGTCAACGCCGAGCTCGAATAAGCTGATCGAAATTGCGGATTTTTTTGACGTAAGTTTGGATTGGCTCATGACCGGACGGGAAAAACAGGCTTCCGCCGTAAACGAAGGCAAAGCCAAATATACGGCCCGGGACGGCGACTGGGACGCCTTTTTTGCCGCGCTGTCGGAATCTGAGCGGGCTTTCGTCCGGGAGTATATCGAATTTGCCCGCTACCGGAAACAAAGGGGAAAGCAGTCTGGAGAATAA
- a CDS encoding AzlD domain-containing protein: MTSAFWIIMMIGAGTYLLRAGSLVLGSRIKWSERTKEWLSFVSPAVLGALIGPLLLLDDGEWIPLMENKMLLAAIPTMAVAWWSRRLLLTVASGIAFYAAVYYLIG; encoded by the coding sequence GTGACCAGCGCTTTCTGGATTATTATGATGATTGGAGCGGGGACTTATTTATTGCGCGCGGGATCTTTGGTCCTCGGGAGCCGCATAAAATGGTCCGAACGCACGAAAGAGTGGCTTTCATTTGTTTCCCCGGCCGTGCTTGGAGCGCTGATCGGTCCTTTGCTGCTGCTGGACGACGGGGAGTGGATACCGCTCATGGAAAATAAAATGCTGCTGGCCGCCATCCCGACGATGGCGGTAGCTTGGTGGTCGCGGCGTTTACTGCTGACGGTTGCGTCCGGGATTGCTTTTTATGCCGCGGTTTATTATTTGATTGGATAG
- a CDS encoding type II secretion system F family protein, translating into MTWRTDVFSGERNAAGGARSEGLADYRVYVLTGRQKALCMLLGGAALFAVGCVFFHSIPLALGLSAGALFVPKPWSRHLLRKRRENLSLHFKQALYSLSSSLAAGRSVENGFREAIDDLKLLYPDGDNDLIRELGIICARMEYGQPVEEALLDFSRRAGMEDISNFADVFTTCKRSGGDLVDIVRRTSALISEKLEIGQEISVMIAQKRFEAKAMLAAPILFLLFMEMTSPDYMQPLHSGVGLLISAAALLVFAGSSWLMLKIVDIRV; encoded by the coding sequence ATGACATGGCGGACTGATGTTTTTTCGGGGGAAAGAAACGCAGCGGGCGGGGCCCGCTCCGAAGGTCTTGCCGATTACCGTGTGTATGTTTTGACGGGGCGGCAGAAGGCTTTATGCATGCTGCTCGGCGGTGCGGCTTTATTCGCCGTCGGCTGCGTTTTTTTTCATTCCATCCCGCTGGCTTTAGGGTTGTCCGCCGGCGCGTTGTTTGTGCCGAAGCCCTGGAGCAGGCATTTGCTCCGGAAACGAAGAGAGAATCTCAGCTTGCATTTCAAGCAGGCGCTTTATTCGCTCTCCTCATCGCTGGCCGCCGGCCGATCGGTGGAAAACGGATTTCGCGAAGCGATCGATGATTTGAAATTGCTGTACCCGGACGGGGATAACGATTTGATCAGGGAACTTGGGATTATTTGCGCGCGTATGGAGTACGGACAGCCTGTGGAGGAAGCGCTGCTGGACTTCAGCCGCCGGGCCGGCATGGAGGATATCAGCAATTTTGCCGACGTGTTTACGACCTGCAAACGCTCCGGCGGGGATTTGGTGGACATTGTCCGGCGGACCTCGGCCCTGATTAGCGAGAAGTTGGAGATCGGGCAGGAAATCAGCGTCATGATTGCCCAAAAGCGCTTTGAAGCGAAGGCGATGCTTGCCGCTCCCATCCTGTTTTTATTGTTTATGGAAATGACTTCGCCGGATTATATGCAGCCGCTGCACAGCGGAGTCGGGCTGTTAATCTCGGCGGCCGCGCTGCTCGTTTTTGCCGGGAGCTCCTGGCTGATGCTTAAAATCGTCGATATCCGGGTTTAA
- a CDS encoding ParA family protein encodes MGPIRLVLAVQDEQYIEAFLYYARSGEFNRNLILTAFSRKEALDRYLEESAGFVDAVLGEAVFREAMDAADKRGISWIVLGEEGSANDGKPCVEKYQPLHLLLQTVLDYVRGGKAGKAPEEGQAAVIGVYSSVGGCGKTTVALNIARQLAAEGGKVFYLNLETLSSGSLFAGPSFREGQTAGLARLLYDLKAADDKRAAPEFPISMYAYRHPVLQGDTFGPLENINEMLEMERKDAVGLIEYIAGSGLYDAVIIDPDSYPGGRTEGVFERADQLVWLVTDEWGVMRKTGGWLSHLERSRTALYHELLGKTRFVLNKYTGNIVTELPKPGLSIQATLSFVPSWSQGSRQGELPYSPAFQRDVLKLCRELLGGAETSPAWEG; translated from the coding sequence ATGGGGCCGATCCGGCTTGTGCTTGCCGTGCAGGATGAGCAGTATATCGAAGCTTTTTTATATTACGCCCGCAGCGGGGAGTTCAACCGCAATCTGATCTTGACCGCGTTCAGCCGCAAGGAGGCGCTGGACAGATACCTGGAGGAGTCCGCCGGGTTTGTTGACGCCGTGCTGGGAGAAGCGGTTTTTCGGGAAGCGATGGATGCGGCCGACAAGCGGGGGATTTCATGGATCGTTCTCGGCGAAGAAGGCAGCGCAAATGACGGCAAACCTTGCGTGGAGAAATATCAGCCGCTCCACCTGCTTCTGCAAACGGTGCTGGACTATGTTCGCGGCGGCAAAGCCGGGAAGGCGCCGGAGGAAGGCCAAGCGGCGGTCATCGGGGTTTACTCCAGCGTCGGCGGATGCGGCAAAACGACCGTGGCGCTGAACATCGCCCGGCAGCTGGCCGCGGAAGGAGGTAAAGTGTTTTATTTGAACCTCGAGACGTTAAGCAGCGGCAGCCTGTTTGCCGGACCCTCGTTCAGGGAAGGGCAGACGGCCGGACTGGCCCGGTTGTTGTATGACCTTAAGGCTGCCGACGACAAACGGGCGGCCCCGGAATTTCCGATTTCCATGTATGCTTACAGGCATCCGGTACTGCAGGGAGATACGTTCGGCCCGCTGGAGAATATCAACGAAATGCTGGAAATGGAACGAAAGGATGCTGTCGGGCTTATCGAGTACATCGCGGGGAGCGGACTTTATGACGCGGTCATTATTGATCCTGATTCCTATCCGGGCGGAAGAACGGAAGGCGTGTTTGAGCGGGCGGATCAATTGGTGTGGCTTGTCACGGATGAATGGGGCGTGATGCGGAAGACGGGGGGTTGGCTGTCCCATCTGGAACGCTCGCGGACTGCTTTATACCATGAATTGCTCGGCAAAACGCGGTTTGTCCTGAACAAGTACACCGGAAATATCGTAACCGAATTGCCGAAGCCGGGGCTTTCGATTCAAGCGACATTGTCGTTTGTCCCTTCCTGGAGCCAGGGAAGCAGGCAGGGCGAACTGCCGTATTCCCCCGCGTTTCAGCGGGATGTGCTGAAGTTGTGCCGCGAGCTTTTGGGCGGTGCGGAAACTAGCCCGGCATGGGAGGGGTAA
- a CDS encoding ABC transporter ATP-binding protein, which produces MLNIRGLRKQFQVAGRNIPILDIPQWEVRQGEKLAITGPSGSGKSTLLHIVSGLMRPDEGEVQVFDRELQQMSEAARDRFRAKHIGYILQDFHLIPSLTARQNVEITLPRTKGRRERRELIDHWFEQVGLSDRGRHLPSQLSRGQQQRVAIVRALINDPALVLADEPTGSLDWETAEEVTDLLLRLCEGRQHTLVAVTHDLNLADRFPRRLHIAEINRLSAERRRLSAAGSGGSAPAALEEQTG; this is translated from the coding sequence ATGCTAAACATTCGCGGTTTGAGAAAACAGTTTCAGGTTGCCGGGCGAAACATTCCGATTCTGGATATCCCCCAGTGGGAGGTGCGCCAAGGGGAGAAGCTGGCGATTACCGGGCCGAGCGGATCGGGCAAAAGCACGTTGCTGCATATCGTCAGCGGCTTGATGCGTCCCGACGAAGGCGAGGTACAGGTGTTTGACCGGGAACTCCAGCAGATGTCGGAAGCGGCCCGGGACCGTTTCCGGGCGAAGCATATCGGCTACATCCTTCAGGATTTTCACTTGATTCCTTCCCTGACGGCCAGGCAAAACGTAGAAATTACGCTGCCCCGCACGAAAGGAAGAAGAGAGCGTCGAGAGCTGATCGACCATTGGTTTGAGCAGGTCGGCTTAAGCGACCGCGGCCGCCATTTGCCGTCCCAGTTGTCCCGCGGCCAGCAGCAGCGGGTGGCGATCGTCCGGGCGCTGATCAACGATCCGGCGCTGGTGCTGGCCGACGAACCGACGGGAAGCCTGGACTGGGAGACGGCGGAGGAAGTGACGGACCTGCTGCTTCGGCTGTGCGAAGGCCGGCAGCATACGCTTGTGGCGGTGACCCATGACCTCAATTTGGCGGACCGGTTTCCGCGCCGCCTGCATATCGCGGAAATCAACCGATTGTCCGCAGAGCGCCGGAGACTATCCGCCGCCGGCAGCGGCGGTTCCGCGCCTGCGGCCTTGGAGGAGCAGACGGGATGA
- a CDS encoding type II secretion system F family protein, giving the protein MFLMLWGILLVLLGGWGWVYRISFRRFSGYTQLIMEGLRLQRLSPPMLYLLERIKVSRRFPGVFFKVNRAVQKICGDRRSGEFTLLFLAETLTYSWLLLTLGCVLSLLMNGDSSGLLLGAVLALLLPAALIHDLHRKVVRREYAVILELPELLNKIVLLVGAGSTVQQAIKLCLERKREQETHPLYRELFQMLREWEGGYSFQQSMEGFSKRCGIQEVSAFTTAVLLNYRRGGHDFALALRDLSHSLWEKRKAVSKTLGEQASSKLVFPMVLMFMAILLLVGAPAFMIMDL; this is encoded by the coding sequence ATGTTCCTGATGCTTTGGGGGATCTTGCTGGTTTTGCTGGGAGGCTGGGGATGGGTATACCGGATATCCTTCCGCCGCTTTAGCGGATACACCCAATTGATCATGGAGGGGCTGAGGCTTCAGCGTTTGTCGCCGCCAATGCTGTATTTGCTGGAGCGCATCAAGGTGTCCCGGCGGTTTCCGGGCGTATTCTTTAAAGTGAACCGGGCGGTGCAAAAAATTTGCGGCGACCGGCGCAGCGGTGAGTTTACGCTGCTGTTTCTCGCCGAAACGCTCACCTACAGCTGGCTGCTGCTCACTTTGGGGTGCGTCTTGTCCCTGCTGATGAATGGCGATTCATCGGGGCTCCTGCTCGGTGCGGTGTTAGCTTTGCTGCTTCCGGCAGCGTTGATCCATGATCTGCACCGCAAGGTGGTTCGGCGGGAGTATGCCGTTATTCTGGAGCTTCCCGAGCTGCTGAACAAAATCGTGCTTCTGGTCGGGGCCGGTTCAACGGTTCAGCAAGCGATCAAGCTCTGTTTGGAACGCAAGCGCGAGCAGGAGACCCATCCCCTTTACCGGGAGCTGTTCCAAATGCTGCGGGAGTGGGAAGGGGGCTATTCTTTCCAGCAGTCGATGGAGGGCTTTAGCAAACGCTGCGGGATTCAGGAGGTTTCCGCCTTCACCACCGCCGTGCTGCTGAATTACCGCCGCGGGGGTCATGATTTTGCCCTGGCGCTGCGCGACTTGTCCCATTCGTTATGGGAGAAGCGCAAGGCCGTCAGCAAAACGCTGGGGGAGCAGGCTTCGTCAAAGCTGGTTTTTCCCATGGTGCTGATGTTTATGGCGATCCTTCTGCTGGTTGGCGCCCCCGCATTTATGATCATGGACCTTTAA
- a CDS encoding AzlC family ABC transporter permease has translation MKRYDEIGLALRHAVPIMLAYFPLSMTFGLLAAAGGLSGSLTVFSSLWIFSGGAQFMLLGMFASAAAPFTIVTTILLVNMRHILYGATMGPYLTGWREGQKWLAAIGLTDEGFAVTSTRAASGEPLNPSYYITFSLAIYGSWIAGTAVGTGLGGLVTPEAAAILGFALPALFLALLFGGERTLPSMVAACTGIVLSTLGEMVNMGGLGLVAGGVAGATLGQMVRRTRKKAAAVKSETA, from the coding sequence ATGAAACGTTATGATGAAATAGGGCTGGCGCTGCGCCATGCCGTCCCGATTATGCTTGCCTATTTTCCCTTATCCATGACATTTGGTTTGCTTGCGGCCGCCGGCGGACTCTCCGGATCGCTTACGGTTTTTAGTTCCCTGTGGATTTTTTCCGGAGGGGCGCAATTTATGCTGCTGGGCATGTTTGCCTCCGCCGCTGCGCCGTTTACGATCGTAACGACCATTTTGCTGGTGAATATGCGCCATATTCTTTATGGAGCTACGATGGGGCCTTACTTGACCGGATGGCGGGAAGGCCAAAAATGGCTGGCGGCGATCGGGCTGACGGACGAAGGTTTTGCCGTTACATCAACCCGGGCAGCCAGCGGCGAACCGCTAAATCCTTCCTATTATATAACGTTTTCTTTGGCCATCTACGGGTCCTGGATTGCCGGAACCGCTGTCGGAACCGGCCTCGGCGGTTTGGTCACGCCCGAGGCGGCGGCTATTCTCGGCTTCGCTTTGCCGGCGTTATTCCTGGCGCTGCTGTTCGGCGGCGAACGAACTTTGCCTTCCATGGTGGCAGCCTGCACCGGCATCGTTTTATCCACTTTGGGGGAGATGGTGAATATGGGCGGCCTCGGCCTTGTCGCCGGCGGGGTAGCGGGCGCTACCCTTGGGCAGATGGTGCGGCGGACGAGGAAAAAAGCGGCAGCCGTCAAAAGTGAGACAGCTTAG
- a CDS encoding alkaline phosphatase translates to MNKFWKGLAISGLALSVVSAGSFVQAKGEQPEQNAANGKSRNLIVLIGDGMGPAQISAARYYQQYEHGTKSLNLDPYYVGQATTYADRGEDGGTVVSGIVTDSASAGTAFATGHKTYNAGISVSNEDVSKPFASIIEAAERGGKSTGLVTTARITHATPAVYASHVRNRDNENAIASQYLDSGVDVLLGGGESFFVTKGEKGKRSDKNLLPEFKAKGYQVVKTAQELKALPAKEGKVLGLFGSSHVAYVPDRTDETPSLADMTSKALEILSADKNGFAIMIEGGRIDHAGHANDLPTLVQEALDFDAAFKVALDFAKKDGNTSVVVTADHETGGLSLSRDNIYEVNIDLWDKQKHSSEYLVTALNEAKTIADVKKIVAENTWITDLTDEEAKLILDGDGSSYKREGGYNAVISKRLLIGWSGHGHSAVDVGVWAYGPIADKVKGQIDNTQIAFAGAEVLGVDLQKATAELQSKYVYPKFKINRENEVLYPAKALTEALGGTYNESGNTATLSGKGGKTITVDLKAGSAKTAEASNKLTVDVDNGTLYLPLAAFNELTGKSLKWDSLSERIALQ, encoded by the coding sequence ATGAACAAGTTTTGGAAAGGATTGGCCATCAGCGGCTTGGCGCTGTCCGTCGTATCGGCGGGAAGCTTCGTCCAGGCAAAAGGGGAGCAGCCGGAGCAAAACGCGGCAAACGGAAAATCGCGGAATCTGATCGTGCTGATCGGCGACGGCATGGGTCCGGCGCAAATCTCGGCGGCGCGTTATTACCAGCAGTACGAGCACGGCACGAAGTCGTTGAATCTGGATCCGTATTATGTCGGTCAAGCGACTACATACGCGGACCGCGGGGAAGACGGGGGCACCGTCGTGTCCGGGATCGTCACGGATTCGGCTTCGGCCGGAACCGCTTTCGCCACCGGACACAAGACGTATAACGCCGGCATCAGCGTATCGAACGAAGACGTCTCCAAGCCGTTCGCTTCGATCATCGAGGCGGCCGAGCGCGGCGGCAAGTCGACGGGTCTGGTGACGACGGCGCGGATCACGCATGCGACACCGGCCGTTTACGCCTCCCATGTCCGCAATCGCGATAACGAAAACGCGATCGCTTCGCAGTACCTTGACAGCGGCGTGGACGTGCTGCTCGGAGGCGGGGAATCGTTTTTCGTGACCAAGGGAGAAAAAGGAAAACGCAGCGACAAAAACCTCCTGCCCGAGTTTAAAGCCAAAGGTTACCAAGTGGTGAAAACGGCCCAGGAACTGAAGGCTCTGCCGGCGAAAGAAGGTAAAGTGCTCGGCCTGTTCGGCAGCTCGCACGTCGCCTATGTGCCCGACCGCACGGACGAAACGCCAAGTCTGGCGGATATGACGTCCAAAGCGCTCGAGATTTTGTCCGCTGACAAAAACGGCTTTGCGATCATGATCGAGGGCGGCCGGATCGACCATGCCGGACACGCCAACGATTTGCCGACACTGGTGCAGGAAGCGCTCGATTTCGACGCGGCTTTTAAGGTGGCGCTTGATTTTGCCAAGAAGGACGGCAATACGTCCGTCGTCGTTACGGCCGACCATGAGACCGGCGGTTTATCCCTGTCCCGGGACAATATTTATGAAGTCAACATCGACCTGTGGGACAAGCAAAAGCATTCCTCCGAGTATCTGGTGACGGCGCTGAATGAAGCGAAAACGATTGCCGACGTGAAAAAAATCGTTGCGGAGAACACCTGGATCACCGACTTGACGGATGAAGAAGCCAAGCTGATTCTCGATGGCGACGGTTCTTCCTACAAACGCGAGGGCGGATATAACGCCGTTATTTCCAAGCGGCTGCTGATCGGCTGGTCCGGCCACGGACACTCCGCCGTCGATGTAGGCGTGTGGGCGTACGGGCCGATCGCCGACAAAGTCAAAGGACAGATCGACAACACGCAGATCGCTTTTGCCGGCGCCGAGGTGCTGGGCGTGGACTTGCAAAAGGCGACGGCTGAGCTGCAATCCAAATATGTGTATCCGAAATTCAAAATCAACCGCGAAAATGAAGTGCTCTATCCGGCGAAGGCTTTAACGGAAGCGCTCGGCGGGACATACAATGAATCCGGCAACACGGCGACGTTGAGCGGAAAAGGCGGCAAGACGATAACGGTGGACCTCAAAGCGGGATCCGCAAAAACCGCCGAGGCCTCGAATAAGCTGACGGTCGACGTGGACAACGGTACATTGTACTTGCCGCTGGCGGCGTTTAACGAACTGACCGGAAAATCGCTGAAATGGGACTCGCTTTCCGAACGGATCGCATTGCAGTAA
- a CDS encoding CpaF family protein — MKEEIFAALRSDIRMGLDVTKVMSDAQLLEYIEEYVLNDARLADLTASDKRKWVRRLYDSFRGLDVLQPLVEDRTITEIMINSHEEIFVEQEGHVLRLPVRFESRERLEDIIQSIVSGVNRVVNESSPIVDARLRDGSRVNIVLPPIALKGPTMTIRKFPAQPLTMEKLVAIGSLSEEAALLLQKLVRSRYNIFISGGTGSGKTTFLNALSQFIPPDERVITIEDSAELQIVTVPNLVSLETRNANTEGKGEIAIRDLIRSSLRMRPNRIVVGEVRGREALDMLQAMNTGHDGSLSTGHANSTADMISRLETMVLSGADLPIGVVRQQIASSIDIFVHLSRLRDRSRRVMEISEVAGLMKGEVVLRPLFVFQEEGEREGKIIGRLKSTGTGLLHTDKLRMAGMPPEAPAEGGGTA, encoded by the coding sequence GTGAAGGAGGAAATATTCGCCGCGCTGCGCAGCGATATACGCATGGGGCTCGATGTCACAAAGGTAATGAGCGACGCGCAGCTGCTGGAGTACATTGAAGAGTATGTGCTGAACGATGCCCGTTTGGCCGATTTGACGGCTTCCGACAAGCGCAAATGGGTTCGCCGGTTATACGATTCTTTCCGCGGTCTCGATGTGCTGCAGCCGCTTGTTGAAGACCGGACGATCACGGAAATCATGATCAACAGCCACGAGGAGATCTTCGTCGAGCAGGAAGGCCATGTCCTAAGGCTTCCCGTCCGTTTTGAATCCCGTGAGCGGCTGGAGGACATTATCCAATCGATCGTCTCCGGCGTAAACCGGGTCGTCAATGAATCTTCGCCGATCGTGGACGCCCGGCTTCGCGACGGCTCCCGGGTAAACATCGTGCTGCCGCCGATCGCCCTGAAAGGCCCCACCATGACGATCCGGAAATTCCCGGCGCAGCCGCTGACAATGGAGAAGCTGGTCGCCATCGGATCGCTGAGCGAGGAGGCCGCTTTGCTGCTGCAGAAGCTCGTCAGAAGCAGATACAACATTTTTATCAGCGGCGGTACCGGTTCAGGCAAAACGACGTTTTTAAATGCGCTCTCGCAGTTCATCCCGCCGGACGAGCGGGTGATCACCATTGAGGATTCGGCCGAGCTGCAAATCGTGACCGTGCCGAATCTGGTGTCGCTGGAGACCCGCAATGCCAACACGGAAGGAAAAGGCGAAATCGCCATTCGCGACCTGATCCGCTCGTCGCTGCGGATGCGCCCCAACCGGATCGTCGTCGGCGAGGTCCGGGGCCGCGAAGCGCTTGATATGCTGCAGGCGATGAACACCGGTCACGACGGGAGCTTATCGACCGGGCACGCCAACAGTACGGCGGATATGATCAGCCGCTTGGAAACGATGGTGCTCAGCGGCGCGGATTTGCCGATCGGCGTGGTCCGCCAGCAGATCGCCTCGTCGATTGACATTTTTGTGCATTTGTCCCGGCTGCGCGACCGCTCGCGCCGGGTGATGGAGATTTCCGAGGTGGCGGGGTTAATGAAAGGGGAGGTGGTGCTGCGGCCGCTGTTTGTCTTTCAGGAGGAAGGGGAGCGGGAAGGCAAAATCATCGGCCGGCTGAAAAGTACCGGAACAGGGCTTTTGCATACGGACAAGCTGCGGATGGCGGGGATGCCGCCGGAGGCTCCGGCAGAAGGAGGAGGGACCGCATGA